In one Candidatus Acidiferrales bacterium genomic region, the following are encoded:
- a CDS encoding BREX protein BrxB domain-containing protein, whose amino-acid sequence MGRIEDLAERYAQHIATAWQRTVAGAQRVVMVVYDKELERALRARKLAFENATRHAGHDWFEVDITDAFAVWMAADEYREPYFESPEDLQLKLDAEFAEFVADRIRAALTHPEATESSVVAVFGVGALFGFTRLSKVLKLVEGDIRGRLVIFFPGEYDNNNYRLLDARDGWNYLAVPITLHGSGGSQ is encoded by the coding sequence ATGGGCCGAATTGAGGATCTTGCGGAGCGGTACGCCCAGCACATCGCCACGGCTTGGCAACGGACCGTTGCTGGCGCACAGCGAGTGGTAATGGTGGTCTACGACAAGGAACTTGAGCGTGCGCTCCGGGCCCGCAAGCTGGCGTTTGAAAACGCGACTCGACACGCAGGTCACGACTGGTTTGAGGTCGACATCACGGACGCGTTCGCAGTATGGATGGCTGCCGACGAGTATCGTGAGCCCTACTTTGAATCGCCAGAGGATCTCCAACTCAAGCTCGATGCTGAATTCGCCGAATTCGTGGCAGATCGTATTCGCGCCGCGCTGACGCACCCAGAAGCCACTGAAAGTTCAGTTGTGGCCGTCTTCGGAGTCGGGGCTCTGTTTGGTTTTACGCGCCTATCAAAGGTTCTCAAGCTTGTGGAAGGCGATATCCGCGGAAGACTCGTCATTTTCTTCCCGGGGGAATACGACAACAACAACTACCGCCTACTCGATGCCCGTGATGGTTGGAATTACCTGGCCGTGCCGATCACGTTGCACGGTTCTGGAGGCTCGCAATGA